The following are encoded together in the Bacillus cereus group sp. RP43 genome:
- a CDS encoding DUF3934 family protein translates to MSKTKAKPKKGVGQGTGSKGWNRWQSSAKKKAAKPYKSKGTKK, encoded by the coding sequence ATGAGTAAAACGAAAGCAAAACCGAAAAAAGGTGTAGGACAAGGTACAGGAAGTAAGGGATGGAACCGTTGGCAATCAAGTGCGAAAAAGAAAGCTGCAAAACCATACAAGAGTAAAGGTACAAAGAAATAA
- a CDS encoding SNF2 helicase associated domain-containing protein, which produces MSFTLNKSIIKEVCGETSYKRGEAYYKSNKVIINHYDENKEICEATVKGNEDFHVTVEKAKKGDVVAKCSCPSLASFQTYCQHVAAVLIQINYNQQTGGMVPISSGNMSGNEQLTSGMFQLFAEQPLRPKSKQHRFDTREILDIEFNCTPVVTKNGGALLGVRLKLAKTYFVNHIREFLSKVEKRESFNCSNEFTYTPDVHSFRQETDAIIQQLIKMYHNEKMYEDTLELQAKQDDSMILIPPASWMDMLSLLSKVECVRLNQDGQSFHGVHISKGLLPLHFEFNKGSNGGFTLYIDGLQQVEVMDTYSYALFGGKLYQLNAEDCNRLIELQKMMNRSSSNQLYIPADKMEHFVAKVVPGLMRLGTVRIDEVVSDRVETPALKAKLYLDRVKNRLLAGLEFHYGNVIINPLEEDGQPSVFNRDEKKEKEILDIMRESAFAKTEGGYFMHNEEAEYNFLYHVVPTLKGLVDIYATTAIKLRIHKGDTAPLIRVRRKERIDWLSFRFDIKGIPEAEIKGVLVALEEKRKYYRLASGTLLSLESKEFNDINQFIKESSIRKEFLQGEEIDVPLIRSVKWMNSLQEGNVLSLDESVQELVENIQNPKKLKFAVPSGLDAIMREYQTYGFQWLKTLAYYRFGGILADDMGLGKTLQSIAFIDSVLPEIREKKLPILVVSPSSLVYNWLSELKKFTPHIRAVIADGNQEERRKILKDVTKFDVVITSYPLLRRDVRLYAQPFHTLFLDEAQAFKNHTTQTARAVKTVQAEYRFGLTGTPVENSLEELWSIFHVIFPELLPGRKEFGDLRREDIAKRVKPFVLRRLKEDVLQELPEKIEHLQSSELLPDQKRLYAAYLAKLREETLKHLDKDTLRKNKIRVLAGLTRLRQICCHPALFVDDYKGSSAKFEQLLEILEECRSTGKRILIFSQFTKMLSIIGRELNRQAIPYFYLDGSTPAQERVELCNRFNEGEGDLFLISLKAGGTGLNLTGADTVILYDLWWNPAVEQQAADRAYRMGQKNTVQVIKLVAHGTIEEKMHELQESKKNLIAEIIKPGEEKLSSITEEEIRDILMI; this is translated from the coding sequence ATGAGTTTTACATTAAATAAATCGATTATTAAAGAAGTATGCGGAGAGACCTCATATAAAAGAGGTGAAGCTTATTATAAATCAAATAAAGTAATAATAAATCATTATGATGAAAATAAAGAAATTTGCGAGGCAACGGTAAAAGGGAATGAAGATTTTCATGTTACAGTAGAAAAAGCTAAAAAAGGTGATGTTGTTGCAAAATGTAGTTGTCCTTCGTTAGCGTCTTTTCAAACATACTGTCAACATGTTGCGGCAGTATTGATACAAATAAATTATAATCAGCAAACCGGTGGAATGGTGCCTATTAGTAGCGGAAACATGAGCGGAAATGAACAATTAACAAGCGGGATGTTTCAGTTGTTTGCAGAACAACCACTGAGGCCAAAAAGTAAACAACACCGTTTTGATACACGTGAAATACTTGATATTGAGTTTAATTGTACACCAGTAGTTACGAAAAATGGTGGGGCACTTCTTGGGGTTCGGTTGAAGCTTGCCAAAACGTATTTCGTAAATCATATTAGAGAATTTCTTTCTAAAGTGGAGAAAAGAGAGTCTTTTAATTGTTCCAATGAATTTACATACACACCAGATGTACATAGCTTCAGGCAAGAAACGGATGCGATTATTCAGCAACTTATTAAAATGTATCATAACGAAAAAATGTATGAGGATACACTGGAATTACAGGCAAAACAAGATGATAGTATGATTTTAATACCGCCAGCTTCGTGGATGGATATGCTTTCTTTACTTTCTAAAGTTGAGTGTGTGAGACTTAATCAAGATGGACAATCTTTCCATGGTGTACATATTTCAAAAGGATTACTTCCTTTGCATTTTGAGTTTAATAAGGGGAGTAACGGTGGGTTTACACTTTATATTGACGGCTTACAACAAGTAGAAGTAATGGATACGTATAGTTATGCTCTATTTGGAGGGAAACTGTATCAGTTGAACGCTGAGGATTGCAATCGGCTTATCGAATTACAAAAAATGATGAATCGTTCTAGTAGTAACCAATTGTATATTCCAGCAGATAAGATGGAGCACTTTGTAGCAAAAGTTGTACCAGGGTTAATGAGGCTAGGAACTGTGCGAATAGATGAGGTAGTATCAGATCGCGTTGAAACACCCGCATTAAAAGCGAAATTATATTTAGATCGAGTGAAAAATCGCTTATTAGCAGGTCTTGAATTTCACTATGGAAACGTCATAATTAATCCGTTAGAAGAGGATGGACAGCCGTCTGTTTTTAATCGTGATGAGAAAAAGGAAAAAGAGATTTTAGACATTATGCGTGAAAGTGCCTTTGCGAAAACGGAAGGCGGTTATTTTATGCATAATGAAGAAGCTGAGTATAACTTTTTATATCATGTTGTTCCAACGTTAAAAGGTTTAGTTGATATTTATGCGACGACAGCAATCAAATTACGAATTCATAAAGGAGACACAGCTCCTCTTATAAGAGTTAGAAGGAAAGAGAGAATTGATTGGTTATCATTTCGCTTTGATATAAAAGGTATTCCAGAGGCAGAAATTAAAGGGGTATTAGTTGCTCTTGAGGAGAAGCGGAAATATTATCGTTTAGCAAGTGGTACTCTACTATCACTTGAGAGTAAAGAGTTTAATGACATTAATCAGTTTATAAAAGAATCTAGCATTCGAAAAGAATTTTTACAGGGTGAAGAAATAGATGTCCCTCTTATTCGTAGTGTGAAATGGATGAATTCACTGCAAGAAGGCAATGTTTTAAGTTTAGATGAATCCGTTCAAGAATTGGTAGAGAACATTCAAAACCCTAAAAAGCTTAAGTTTGCGGTGCCAAGTGGCTTAGATGCAATAATGAGAGAGTATCAAACATACGGATTCCAGTGGCTGAAAACACTTGCCTATTATCGTTTTGGTGGCATTTTAGCTGATGATATGGGACTTGGGAAAACGTTGCAAAGTATTGCTTTTATAGATTCTGTTTTGCCGGAAATTCGAGAGAAGAAACTGCCTATATTAGTTGTTTCTCCGTCTTCCCTTGTTTACAACTGGCTTAGCGAGTTGAAAAAATTCACTCCGCATATTAGAGCTGTTATTGCAGATGGAAATCAAGAAGAGCGCCGAAAAATTTTAAAAGATGTAACGAAATTTGATGTAGTAATTACGTCATATCCTTTACTGAGAAGAGATGTAAGGTTATATGCGCAGCCATTTCATACGCTATTTCTTGATGAAGCACAAGCATTTAAAAATCATACGACGCAAACTGCAAGAGCGGTAAAAACAGTTCAGGCGGAGTACCGTTTTGGATTAACAGGAACACCGGTAGAAAATTCATTAGAAGAGCTATGGTCTATCTTCCACGTCATCTTCCCAGAATTATTACCAGGAAGAAAAGAGTTCGGCGATTTAAGACGTGAAGATATTGCGAAGCGGGTAAAACCTTTCGTGTTAAGAAGGTTAAAGGAAGATGTATTACAGGAGCTACCAGAAAAAATTGAGCACTTACAATCATCAGAACTATTACCGGACCAAAAAAGGCTCTATGCCGCTTATTTAGCAAAGTTAAGAGAAGAAACGTTAAAACATTTGGATAAAGATACGTTACGTAAAAATAAAATTCGGGTTTTAGCTGGTTTAACGAGGCTTCGGCAAATTTGTTGTCATCCTGCTTTATTTGTTGATGACTATAAAGGTAGTTCAGCTAAATTTGAACAACTTCTAGAAATTTTGGAGGAATGTAGAAGTACAGGAAAGAGAATACTTATCTTTTCTCAATTTACGAAGATGCTTTCAATAATCGGACGAGAATTAAACCGTCAAGCCATTCCGTACTTTTATTTAGACGGGAGTACACCAGCGCAAGAACGCGTAGAACTATGCAATCGTTTTAACGAAGGAGAAGGGGATTTATTTCTTATCTCGTTAAAAGCTGGTGGTACCGGTTTGAATTTAACAGGTGCAGATACGGTAATATTGTATGATTTATGGTGGAATCCAGCTGTTGAACAACAAGCAGCGGATAGAGCGTATCGAATGGGACAAAAAAATACAGTGCAAGTGATTAAGTTAGTAGCACATGGAACAATTGAAGAAAAAATGCACGAGTTACAAGAGAGTAAGAAAAATTTAATCGCTGAAATTATCAAGCCAGGAGAAGAGAAGTTATCTTCTATTACGGAGGAAGAAATCCGTGATATTCTTATGATTTAA
- a CDS encoding MFS transporter, producing MSKFRSHNEHNTERVIDKHALLFGLISVFLCGIGFCIIIPVVPFLVQPYTSNSAEQAVVVTLLTSVYAVCVFFAAPALGALSDKYGRRPLLLVCLFGSAIGYLVFGIGGALWILFAGRIIEGITGGSISTIFAYFADIIPPEQRTKYFGWVSAVVGVGTVIGPTIGGYLAKFGYSVPMYFGAIITLLNVVYGILYMPESLDKNNRLKEITFVRLNPFTQLANILSMKNLKWLLVSAFLLWIPNGSLQAIFSQFTMDTFSWKPALIGLMFSIMGFQDIISQSFIMPKLLTKLTDKQIAILGMVSEIIGYSLIAASALFSFYPFLIAGMFIFGFGDSIFGPSFNGMLSKSVDSSEQGRIQGSSQSIQALARMIGPIIGGQIYVSLGHAAPACMGIILIVAAITVLYKGTHENM from the coding sequence ATGTCCAAATTCAGATCACATAATGAACATAATACGGAACGAGTCATAGATAAACACGCCTTACTATTCGGTCTCATCTCTGTGTTTCTTTGCGGAATAGGATTCTGCATTATAATACCGGTCGTTCCATTTTTAGTGCAGCCATATACAAGTAATTCGGCAGAACAAGCGGTCGTCGTTACGCTATTAACTTCTGTTTATGCAGTCTGCGTATTTTTTGCGGCTCCCGCACTTGGAGCTTTGAGTGATAAATATGGTCGTCGTCCATTACTTTTAGTATGCCTTTTCGGTTCCGCAATCGGGTACTTAGTTTTTGGCATAGGAGGAGCTCTATGGATACTATTTGCTGGGCGCATAATAGAAGGTATAACAGGAGGGAGCATAAGCACTATCTTCGCATATTTTGCAGATATTATTCCTCCAGAACAAAGAACGAAATACTTCGGATGGGTAAGTGCGGTTGTAGGAGTAGGCACTGTCATTGGACCAACTATAGGTGGATATCTTGCCAAGTTTGGTTATTCTGTACCTATGTATTTTGGAGCAATAATAACTTTATTAAATGTTGTTTATGGAATCTTATATATGCCTGAGAGCCTTGACAAAAATAATAGATTGAAAGAGATTACCTTTGTAAGATTGAATCCATTTACACAGCTTGCAAATATACTTTCCATGAAAAATTTAAAATGGCTACTTGTCTCAGCATTTTTACTTTGGATACCAAATGGATCTTTACAGGCAATTTTTTCACAATTTACAATGGATACTTTTAGTTGGAAGCCTGCGTTAATCGGACTTATGTTTTCAATTATGGGATTCCAAGATATCATTTCACAAAGTTTCATAATGCCAAAACTTTTGACAAAACTTACTGATAAACAGATAGCAATTCTCGGAATGGTTTCGGAGATTATAGGTTATAGTCTTATTGCAGCATCAGCTTTGTTCTCATTTTATCCGTTTCTTATCGCTGGAATGTTTATATTTGGTTTTGGTGATTCCATCTTTGGACCTTCATTCAATGGGATGCTCTCGAAGTCTGTCGATTCTAGTGAACAAGGAAGGATTCAAGGAAGTAGTCAATCTATTCAAGCTTTAGCAAGAATGATTGGGCCGATCATTGGAGGGCAAATTTATGTTTCACTTGGGCATGCCGCACCTGCTTGTATGGGGATTATCCTTATAGTAGCCGCAATAACAGTCTTATATAAGGGCACGCATGAAAATATGTAA
- a CDS encoding MarR family transcriptional regulator translates to MNKEEKVIVGFRDLYNKIVWLNKDKMEDSLKGYNSSEVHCIEYIEKNVDSNVTKLAESFYMTRGAISRITKKLIKKGLIESYQKSDNKKEIYFRLTEQGKVIYKIHEDLHKEFEERDKVVFDQVTEEEFDSILSFVEKYSRHLDTEIKKQGVHIKS, encoded by the coding sequence ATGAATAAAGAAGAAAAGGTCATAGTGGGTTTCAGGGACTTATATAATAAGATTGTTTGGCTTAATAAGGATAAGATGGAAGACAGTCTTAAGGGTTATAATTCTTCTGAAGTACATTGTATCGAATACATTGAAAAAAATGTAGATTCTAACGTGACAAAACTTGCGGAGTCCTTTTATATGACTCGCGGTGCCATAAGTAGAATAACTAAAAAACTTATAAAAAAAGGCCTTATCGAAAGTTATCAGAAGTCGGATAATAAGAAAGAAATCTATTTTAGGCTTACTGAACAAGGGAAAGTAATTTATAAAATACATGAGGATCTGCACAAAGAGTTTGAAGAACGGGATAAAGTTGTGTTTGATCAAGTAACCGAGGAAGAATTTGATAGTATACTTAGCTTCGTGGAAAAGTATAGTAGACATTTGGATACAGAAATAAAGAAACAAGGTGTACATATTAAGTCGTAA
- a CDS encoding response regulator: protein MFYYIVDDDEVFRSMLSQIIEDGDLGEVIGESEDGAFIEADQLNFKKVDILFIDLLMPMRDGIETVRHIASSFTGKIIMISQVESKQLIGEAYTLGVEYYITKPLNKIEVVSVVRKVMERIRLERSIHDIQKSLNNVFKWEQPQVRNEPMQEGKRIADSGRYLLSELGIAGENGSKDLLSMLEYLYGQEKAQTFEFGFPALKDIFHHITIKKLGDIALDTDIDKEKKASEQRVRRAIYQSLNHLASLGLTDFSNPKFESYAPKFFDFTIVRKRMTEMTKDEVATSGHIRINTKKFIQVLYFEAKRLMEIE from the coding sequence TTGTTTTATTATATCGTAGATGATGATGAAGTTTTCCGCTCCATGCTTTCACAAATTATTGAAGATGGCGATCTTGGAGAAGTAATTGGAGAGTCGGAAGATGGAGCTTTTATTGAAGCAGATCAACTAAATTTTAAAAAAGTAGATATTTTATTTATTGATTTATTAATGCCAATGCGAGATGGGATTGAAACAGTTCGCCATATTGCATCCTCTTTTACAGGGAAAATCATTATGATTTCTCAAGTTGAATCGAAACAGCTTATTGGTGAGGCGTATACACTTGGCGTTGAATATTATATTACAAAACCATTAAATAAAATTGAAGTTGTGTCTGTTGTACGTAAAGTAATGGAACGTATTCGTTTAGAGCGCTCTATACATGATATTCAAAAATCATTGAATAACGTTTTTAAGTGGGAACAGCCGCAAGTTCGAAATGAGCCAATGCAAGAAGGAAAAAGAATAGCGGATTCAGGGCGCTATTTATTATCAGAACTCGGTATTGCAGGAGAGAATGGAAGTAAAGATTTACTTAGTATGCTGGAATATTTATATGGACAAGAAAAAGCACAAACATTTGAATTTGGATTTCCTGCATTAAAAGATATTTTCCATCATATTACAATAAAGAAATTAGGGGATATAGCTTTAGATACGGATATTGATAAAGAGAAAAAAGCATCTGAGCAAAGGGTAAGAAGGGCGATTTATCAATCGTTAAATCACTTAGCTTCCCTTGGGTTAACAGACTTTTCAAATCCGAAATTTGAAAGCTATGCTCCGAAATTTTTTGATTTTACTATAGTTAGAAAACGGATGACAGAAATGACAAAAGATGAAGTAGCGACTTCTGGTCATATACGTATTAATACGAAGAAGTTTATTCAAGTGTTGTATTTTGAGGCAAAACGGTTGATGGAGATAGAATGA
- a CDS encoding ATP-binding protein, translating to MAPLNWNQLWKKDMYLLIILMVVVPIAGELNFHPFNDMFRVSFGTPLFFFLLLFLRRVPAAAAGILVGISVVLFRVCLDWVLQGSFHMTESFYLRYPVFFYYFIYGSLFSLCRVNKFHQKPIVIGCLGITIEIIASMSELAFYHMLVLGTTITVSEVNKLIIIAIFRSFFALGFLNMMNLYETKLKESQVRKENENILMYLSNLYVESVHLKKTLQNAELITQEAYQLYRNLQANDDLNSKTALKIAGEVHEIKKDNQRIFAGLSKLLLDKNVAEYVEGHELAEMIVRINEKYAEMLEKDIRFSEHIEGEHAEYHVYTVLSIFNNLVANAVEAIEGRGLIIIKLYKRDKHIFFEVIDDGPGIAQKYKKLVFKPGFTSKYDQTGTPSTGIGLSYINEMVTELGGEVRLEDRETGGGCKFIVCLPECSLKREGE from the coding sequence GTGGCACCTTTGAATTGGAATCAATTATGGAAGAAAGATATGTATCTTTTAATTATATTAATGGTTGTTGTTCCGATTGCTGGAGAGCTGAATTTTCATCCTTTTAATGATATGTTTCGTGTTAGTTTCGGGACACCGCTTTTCTTCTTTTTATTACTATTTTTAAGAAGAGTGCCAGCAGCAGCTGCAGGTATTCTTGTAGGTATATCTGTAGTCTTATTTCGTGTATGTCTTGACTGGGTATTGCAAGGTTCATTCCATATGACAGAATCATTTTATTTGCGTTATCCTGTGTTCTTTTATTATTTTATTTATGGAAGTCTTTTTTCGCTTTGTAGGGTGAATAAGTTTCATCAGAAGCCAATTGTGATAGGATGTCTTGGAATTACAATTGAAATTATCGCAAGTATGTCTGAACTTGCGTTTTATCATATGTTAGTACTTGGTACAACGATAACAGTTTCTGAAGTGAATAAACTAATTATTATTGCTATTTTCCGTAGTTTCTTTGCGCTTGGTTTTTTAAATATGATGAATTTATATGAAACGAAGTTAAAAGAATCACAAGTTCGAAAAGAAAATGAAAATATTTTAATGTATCTCTCTAATTTATATGTGGAATCTGTCCATTTGAAAAAAACGTTACAAAATGCTGAGTTAATTACACAAGAAGCATATCAACTATATCGAAACTTACAAGCGAACGATGATTTAAATAGCAAAACAGCATTAAAAATAGCAGGAGAAGTGCACGAAATCAAAAAGGATAATCAAAGAATTTTTGCAGGACTATCTAAACTGTTATTAGATAAGAATGTGGCTGAGTATGTAGAAGGACATGAATTAGCGGAAATGATTGTAAGAATTAATGAGAAGTACGCTGAAATGTTAGAAAAAGATATACGTTTTTCGGAACATATAGAAGGTGAGCATGCAGAATATCATGTGTACACGGTCTTATCGATTTTTAATAACTTAGTTGCAAATGCAGTTGAAGCAATTGAGGGTAGAGGTCTTATTATTATTAAGCTATATAAACGAGATAAACATATATTCTTTGAAGTAATTGACGATGGTCCTGGTATTGCACAGAAGTATAAGAAATTAGTATTTAAGCCAGGGTTTACTTCAAAGTATGATCAAACGGGAACACCTTCAACAGGTATTGGACTTTCTTACATAAACGAAATGGTAACAGAGCTAGGTGGAGAAGTGAGATTAGAAGACCGAGAAACTGGCGGAGGGTGTAAGTTTATCGTTTGTTTACCGGAGTGCAGTTTAAAGCGGGAAGGAGAATAA
- the malS gene encoding oxaloacetate-decarboxylating malate dehydrogenase encodes MSKFTVASNGALETTLRGAEVLSTPLLNKGVAFTQEEREELGLKGLLPPAVLTLEEQARRAYEQFSSQPDDLLKNVYLTALHDRNEVLFYRILTEHLREMLPIVYTPTVGVAIQRYSHEYRKPRGIYLSINDPSGIEDAFANIGATAENIDLVVVTDGEGILGIGDWGVGGINIAIGKLAVYTAAVGIDPSRVLPVILDVGTNREELLNNPFYIGNRHPRITGEAYDEFIDTFVQAVNKQFPKALLHWEDFSSRNARKILDKYRHDVCTFNDDIQGTGAVSLAAVLSAVKASGVPLSEHRVVVFGAGTAGIGIADQVRDAMVRVGLSDEESHNRFWCIDRNGLVTDNMENLLDFQIPYARKEAEVSDWKQNDVIGLAEVVKHVKPTILIGTSTVAGAFKEEIIKEMASHVERPIILPMSNPTPLAEAKPADLIEWTEGKALVATGSPFEPVTYNGVTYVIGQSNNALIFPGLGLGTIVVRASVMTDGMFAAAAEAVASMVDTSQPGAPILPEVEELRNISELVAIEVAKVAVAEGVARENLSDDDIKIAVKEAIWEPEYRQIKAVEKVRI; translated from the coding sequence ATGAGTAAGTTTACAGTGGCTTCTAATGGCGCATTAGAAACAACATTAAGAGGAGCAGAAGTATTATCAACACCACTTTTAAATAAAGGGGTAGCTTTCACACAAGAGGAAAGAGAAGAGTTAGGTTTAAAAGGGTTATTACCGCCAGCGGTTTTAACGTTAGAAGAACAAGCACGCCGAGCATATGAACAATTTAGTTCTCAGCCGGATGATTTATTAAAGAATGTATACTTAACAGCGTTACATGATCGAAATGAAGTGTTATTTTATCGTATTTTAACAGAGCATTTACGTGAAATGTTACCGATTGTATATACACCAACTGTAGGTGTAGCAATTCAAAGATATAGTCATGAATACCGTAAACCACGTGGCATTTATTTATCAATTAACGATCCATCAGGTATTGAAGATGCATTTGCAAATATCGGTGCAACAGCTGAAAATATTGATTTAGTCGTTGTAACGGATGGAGAAGGTATATTAGGAATTGGTGATTGGGGTGTTGGTGGAATTAACATCGCAATCGGGAAATTAGCTGTATATACGGCCGCAGTTGGAATCGATCCTAGCCGTGTATTACCGGTAATTTTAGATGTAGGTACAAATCGTGAGGAATTATTAAACAATCCATTTTATATTGGAAATCGTCACCCTCGTATAACAGGTGAAGCTTACGATGAATTTATTGATACGTTTGTTCAAGCGGTAAATAAACAATTCCCGAAAGCGCTTCTACATTGGGAAGACTTCAGTTCTCGAAATGCACGAAAAATTTTAGATAAATATCGTCATGACGTTTGTACATTTAATGATGATATTCAAGGTACAGGGGCAGTTTCACTTGCTGCTGTATTATCGGCAGTAAAAGCTTCTGGTGTACCGTTAAGTGAACACCGTGTAGTTGTGTTTGGTGCTGGTACGGCTGGAATCGGTATCGCAGATCAAGTAAGAGATGCAATGGTTCGCGTCGGCTTATCAGACGAAGAATCACATAATCGTTTCTGGTGTATTGACCGTAATGGGTTGGTTACAGATAATATGGAAAATCTTCTTGATTTCCAAATTCCATATGCAAGAAAAGAAGCTGAAGTAAGTGATTGGAAACAAAATGATGTGATCGGACTTGCTGAGGTTGTGAAACATGTAAAACCGACAATTTTAATTGGTACATCTACTGTTGCGGGCGCATTTAAAGAGGAAATTATTAAAGAAATGGCTTCTCACGTAGAAAGACCAATCATTTTACCAATGTCGAATCCAACGCCACTTGCTGAAGCGAAACCAGCGGATTTAATCGAGTGGACAGAAGGAAAAGCATTAGTTGCAACAGGAAGTCCGTTTGAACCGGTTACATATAACGGTGTAACGTATGTGATTGGACAGTCAAATAACGCACTTATTTTCCCAGGACTAGGTCTTGGTACAATTGTTGTTCGTGCAAGCGTCATGACGGATGGAATGTTCGCAGCAGCAGCAGAAGCAGTTGCAAGTATGGTAGATACAAGTCAGCCAGGAGCGCCTATTTTGCCAGAAGTTGAAGAGTTACGTAATATCTCTGAACTGGTTGCGATTGAAGTAGCGAAAGTTGCAGTTGCAGAAGGTGTTGCTAGAGAGAACTTAAGTGATGACGATATTAAGATTGCAGTAAAAGAAGCAATATGGGAACCGGAGTATCGCCAAATAAAAGCGGTAGAAAAGGTTAGAATATAG
- the aspA gene encoding aspartate ammonia-lyase produces MATLTEVKNGVRIEKDFLGEKEVPNYAYYGVQTMRAVENFPITGYKVHEGLIKALAIVKKAAALANADVGRLELKKGGAIAEASQEILEGKWHDHFIVDPIQGGAGTSMNMNANEVIANRALELLGMKKGDYDYISPNSHVNMAQSTNDAFPTAIHIATLNALEGLLQTMGYMHDVFELKAEQFDHVIKMGRTHLQDAVPIRLGQEFKAYSRVLERDMKRIKQSRQHLYEVNMGATAVGTGLNADPEYIEAVVKHLATISELPLVGAEDLVDATQNTDAYTEVSAALKVCMMNMSKIANDLRLMASGPRVGLAEIMLPARQPGSSIMPGKVNPVMPEVINQIAFQVIGNDHTICLASEAGQLELNVMEPVLVFNLLQSISIMNNGFRAFTDNCLKGIEANEDRLKEYVEKSVGIITAVNPHIGYEAAARVAKEAIATGQSVRELCVKNGVLSQEELELILDPFEMTHPGIAGATLLKKN; encoded by the coding sequence ATGGCAACATTAACTGAAGTTAAAAATGGAGTGCGAATTGAAAAAGATTTTTTAGGTGAAAAAGAAGTGCCAAATTATGCGTACTACGGTGTACAAACAATGCGTGCAGTAGAGAATTTCCCAATTACAGGATACAAAGTCCATGAAGGTTTAATTAAAGCGTTAGCAATTGTTAAAAAAGCGGCAGCACTTGCTAATGCAGATGTAGGAAGATTGGAATTGAAAAAGGGTGGTGCTATCGCAGAAGCATCACAAGAAATCCTTGAGGGGAAATGGCATGATCATTTCATCGTTGATCCAATTCAGGGCGGTGCAGGTACTTCAATGAATATGAACGCAAATGAAGTCATTGCCAATCGTGCCCTTGAATTATTAGGAATGAAAAAGGGAGACTATGATTATATTAGTCCGAACAGTCATGTAAATATGGCGCAATCAACAAACGATGCATTCCCAACAGCAATTCATATTGCAACATTAAATGCATTAGAAGGCTTATTACAAACGATGGGTTATATGCATGATGTATTTGAATTAAAAGCAGAACAGTTCGATCATGTTATTAAAATGGGTCGTACACATTTACAAGATGCTGTGCCAATTCGTCTTGGACAAGAATTTAAAGCGTATTCTCGCGTACTTGAACGTGATATGAAACGTATCAAGCAATCACGTCAACATCTATATGAAGTAAATATGGGAGCAACTGCAGTTGGTACAGGCTTAAATGCGGATCCAGAATATATTGAAGCAGTTGTAAAACATTTAGCTACAATTAGTGAACTACCACTTGTTGGTGCAGAAGATTTAGTAGATGCAACTCAAAATACGGATGCGTACACTGAAGTATCTGCAGCACTTAAAGTATGTATGATGAACATGTCTAAAATTGCGAACGACCTTCGTCTAATGGCATCAGGTCCACGCGTTGGATTAGCGGAAATTATGCTACCAGCTCGTCAACCAGGTTCATCTATTATGCCAGGGAAAGTAAACCCTGTTATGCCAGAAGTAATTAATCAAATTGCGTTCCAAGTAATTGGTAACGACCATACAATTTGCCTTGCTTCAGAAGCAGGACAATTAGAATTAAATGTTATGGAACCAGTACTTGTTTTCAACTTACTTCAATCTATTAGCATTATGAATAACGGTTTCCGTGCCTTTACAGATAATTGCTTAAAAGGAATTGAAGCGAATGAAGATCGCTTAAAAGAGTACGTTGAGAAGAGTGTAGGAATTATTACAGCCGTGAACCCTCATATCGGCTATGAAGCAGCAGCTCGCGTTGCGAAAGAAGCAATTGCGACAGGGCAATCCGTTCGAGAACTATGTGTGAAAAATGGTGTATTGTCACAAGAAGAATTAGAGTTAATTCTAGATCCATTCGAAATGACACACCCAGGGATTGCAGGAGCAACTCTTTTAAAGAAAAATTAA